The sequence below is a genomic window from Nostoc flagelliforme CCNUN1.
GCGCGGCAATCCCAATATCCTCACTAACAATTACTAGCAATCGTTTCCAAGGATATTGCCTATACCCACTCTTATAAATCTCGGCAGCCCAATACAATGCTCCGTCTTCATCGCCTCGTCGAATACATTTTTGAAAGGCAGAAACGCACTCTCCTAAATCGTATCCATTGACGGTGCTAATCGGTGGTTTTCCCATAGATTTTTCTTCCAAAGAATGCTTAGAGGTTCTCTTAAGATCGTAACTTTTGTGCTTTTTGAAGTCACATTTTTTCGTAAAGAATTTGCTAGTTAAAAATCGACATTTAAAGTAGGCTGCCATTCGCTCTTTCTCTTAGAGCGAGGGCTATCTTGCTTTGGCTTAATCGCATCTCCAAAGTACTTTTTCAAAAGTTCAAAGTCTTTTTTGCCAGTTTCTTTAGTTCTAAATTCGGCGGCACCTCCAGTACCAGTAAAAGTATCTCCTGCGTCTCGGAAGCAAAACCTATCATCAAAAAATGCAAATCTGTGATGATATTTGTTCAGCAAAACTATCCAAAAGTCATCGTAAATATCAAAACCTTCATGCCACCAAATCTTTGAGCCTGGACGTAACCCCATACCCGATGCCCAACACATTCCTGTCATCCGAAACGGCTTTAGTCCGTGATAATTCCTGGGGTCAGGTTGCGTGTTGAACCCAAACAAATAGCACCCCATTTGAGCGGCGATATCGTCAGCGTTGTAAATTAACTCAGTCGCTACTTCTGGCGAGACTTTATAACTGTCCCCCTTGGCGGCGTGCAGCCGGACGCAGGAAACGATGTCATCATCCAGAATGAACACATGATGTCCAAAGTGTTCGTACATCCACGCCCACTTGCGGGCCACAGGCCCTGGAATTTCCAAATCTTCGGGATGCGCGACCACTTCAACACCAGGGTTAAACTCCCGATAGGCTTCCGCCTGGGATTCGGCAACGCACAAAATTGCGCCGTTGACTACGCTTGTCGTCTTAACGCAGTTGGCACGTCCACGACTAGGAATCAGTATTTTGAGGCTCACGCTCTCCTCCCCTTTGTCTCCAAAGTACGCCAAACTGCTCTGCACCTAAAACGTGGGACTGCCCTATGTGCGTGTTCTTGTAGCTTTTTTCCCGGTTCAGTTGCAAGGCGGTACACAAAAACGCCCAGTC
It includes:
- a CDS encoding GREB1-related protein, whose translation is MSLKILIPSRGRANCVKTTSVVNGAILCVAESQAEAYREFNPGVEVVAHPEDLEIPGPVARKWAWMYEHFGHHVFILDDDIVSCVRLHAAKGDSYKVSPEVATELIYNADDIAAQMGCYLFGFNTQPDPRNYHGLKPFRMTGMCWASGMGLRPGSKIWWHEGFDIYDDFWIVLLNKYHHRFAFFDDRFCFRDAGDTFTGTGGAAEFRTKETGKKDFELLKKYFGDAIKPKQDSPRSKRKSEWQPTLNVDF